From a single Macrobrachium rosenbergii isolate ZJJX-2024 chromosome 59, ASM4041242v1, whole genome shotgun sequence genomic region:
- the LOC136837665 gene encoding apidaecins type 73-like, which translates to MTITTERVLSVLTLMLRSLMAMATMVILIQDAQDKASNPGQVPAKPGRMVTVLLAASACAAHIEKRDAEPDNGYYRPSHGYGYGHPYGVHPHYKRSAEPEPEASYSSGHYPVYPPHGHYHLKRSADPEPEPEASYPSGHYPVYPPRGHYQGKRSADPEPEPEASYPSGHYPVYPPRGHYHGKRSADPEPEPEASYPSGHYPIYPPRGHYHGKRSAEPEPDPEASYPSGHYPVYPLRGHYSGKRSADPEPEPEASYPSGHYPVYPPRSHYSGKRSADPEPEPEAS; encoded by the exons ATGACCATCACTACAGAAAGAGTTCTGTCGGTTCTTACCCTTATGCTGAGATCTCTGATGGCTATGGCTACTATGGTTATCCTCATCCA GGACGCCCAGGACAAGGCCTCAAATCCTGGACAAGTCCCGGCCAAACCGGGACGAATG GTAACTGTACTCTTGGCAGCCTCAGCTTGTGCTGCTCATATTGAGAAGCGAGATGCTGAGCCAGATAATGGGTATTATCGTCCTTCCCATGGCTATGGCTATGGTCATCCATATGGGGTGCATCCCCATTACAAGAGGTCTGCTGAACCAGAACCTGAGGCTTCCTACTCCTCTGGACACTACCCAGTCTATCCACCTCATGGCCACTACCATTtaaagagatctgctgatccagaaccagagcctgaggcttcctacCCCTCTGGACACTACCCAGTCTATCCTCCTCGTGGCCACTACCAGggaaagagatctgctgatccagaaccagagcctgaggcttcctacCCCTCTGGACACTACCCCGTCTATCCTCCTCGTGGCCACTACCAtggaaagagatctgctgatccagaaccagagcctgaggcttcctacCCCTCTGGACACTACCCCATCTATCCTCCTCGTGGCCACTACCATGGAAAGAGATCTGCTGAACCAGAACCAGATCCTGAGGCTTCCTACCCCTCTGGACACTACCCTGTCTACCCTCTTCGTGGCCACTACTCtggaaagagatctgctgatccagaaccagagcctgaggcttcctacCCCTCTGGGCACTACCCTGTCTACCCTCCTCGTAGCCACTACTCtggaaagagatctgctgatccagaaccagagcctgaggcttcctaA
- the LOC136837664 gene encoding apidaecins type 73-like, with translation MIENGLKMGIQFSHNLVTVLLAASACAAHIEKRDAEPDNGYYRPSHGYGYGHPYGVHPHYKRSAEPEPEPEASYSSGHYPVYPPRGHYHVKRSADPEPEPEASYPSGHYPVYPPRGHYHGKRSADPEPEPEASYPSGHYPVYPPRGHYHGKRSAVPEPEPEASYPSGHYPVYPPRGHYHGKRSAEPEPEPEASYPSGHYPVYPPRGHYHGKRSADPEPEPEASYPSGHYPVYPPRGHYNGKRSAEPEPEPEAPYPSGHYPVYPPRSHYSGKRSADPEPEPEAS, from the exons atgattgaaaatggTCTGAAAATGGGCATTCAGTTCAGTCATAACCTA GTAACTGTACTCTTGGCAGCCTCTGCTTGCGCTGCTCATATTGAGAAGCGAGATGCTGAGCCAGACAATGGGTATTATCGTCCTTCCCATGGCTATGGCTATGGTCATCCATATGGGGTGCATCCCCATTACAAGAGGTCTGCTGAaccagaaccagagcctgaggcttcctacTCCTCTGGACACTACCCCGTCTATCCTCCTCGTGGCCACTACCATGtaaagagatctgctgatccagaaccagagcctgaggcttcctacCCCTCTGGACACTACCCCGTCTATCCTCCTCGTGGCCACTACCAtggaaagagatctgctgatccagaaccagagcctgaggcttcctacCCCTCTGGACACTACCCAGTCTATCCTCCTCGTGGCCACTACCATGGAAAGAGATCTGCTGTtccagaaccagagcctgaggcttcctacCCCTCTGGACACTACCCCGTCTATCCTCCTCGTGGCCACTACCATGGGAAGAGATCTGCTGAaccagaaccagagcctgaggcttcctacCCCTCTGGACACTACCCTGTCTATCCTCCTCGTGGCCACTACCAtggaaagagatctgctgatccagaaccagagcctgaggcttcctacCCCTCTGGACACTACCCCGTCTATCCTCCTCGTGGCCACTACAATGGAAAGAGATCTGCTGAaccagaaccagagcctgaggcCCCCTACCCCTCTGGACACTACCCAGTCTACCCTCCTCGTAGCCACTACTCtggaaagagatctgctgatccagaaccagagcctgaggcttcctaA
- the LOC136837663 gene encoding apidaecins type 73-like, producing MTITTERDLSVLTLMLRSLMAMATMVTVLLAASACAAHIEKRDAEPDSGYYRPSHGYGYGHPYGVHPHYKRSAEPEPDPEASYSSGHYPIYPPRGHYHGKRSADPEPEPEASYPSGHYPVYPPRGHYHGKRSADPEPEPEASYPSGHYPVYPPRGHYHGKRSADPEPEPEASYPSGHYPVYPPRGHYHGKRSADPEPEPEASYPSGHYHVYPPRGHYHGKRSAEPEPEPDVSYPSGHYPVYPPRGHYHGKRSADPEAEPEASYPSGHYPVYPPRGHYHGKRSAEPEAEPEASYPSGHYPVYPPRGHYSGKRSADPEPEPEAS from the exons ATGACCATCACTACAGAAAGAGATCTGTCGGTCCTTACCCTTATGCTGAGATCTCTGATGGCTATGGCTACTATG GTAACTGTACTCTTGGCAGCCTCCGCTTGCGCTGCTCATATTGAGAAGCGAGATGCTGAGCCAGACAGTGGGTATTATCGTCCTTCCCATGGCTATGGCTATGGTCATCCATATGGGGTGCATCCCCATTACAAGAGGTCTGCTGAACCAGAACCAGACCCTGAGGCTTCCTACTCCTCTGGACACTACCCCATCTATCCTCCTCGTGGACACTACCAtggaaagagatctgctgatccagaaccagagcctgaggcttcctacCCCTCTGGACACTACCCCGTCTATCCTCCTCGTGGACACTACCAtggaaagagatctgctgatccagaaccagagcctgaggcttcctacCCCTCTGGACACTACCCAGTCTATCCTCCTCGTGGACACTACCAtggaaagagatctgctgatccagaaccagagcctgaggcttcctacCCCTCTGGACACTACCCCGTCTATCCTCCTCGTGGACACTACCAtggaaagagatctgctgatccagaaccagagcctgaggcttcctacCCCTCTGGACACTACCATGTCTATCCTCCTCGTGGACACTACCATGGAAAGAGATCTGCTGAACCAGAACCAGAGCCTGATGTTTCCTACCCCTCTGGGCACTACCCCGTCTATCCTCCTCGTGGCCACTACCAtggaaagagatctgctgatccagaagcagagcctgaggcttcctacCCCTCTGGACACTACCCCGTCTATCCTCCTCGTGGCCACTACCATGGAAAGAGATCTGCTGAACCAGAAGCAGAGCCTGAAGCTTCCTACCCATCTGGACACTACCCTGTCTACCCTCCTCGTGGCCACTACTCtggaaagagatctgctgatccagaaccagagcctgaggcttcctaA